A single window of Gossypium arboreum isolate Shixiya-1 chromosome 13, ASM2569848v2, whole genome shotgun sequence DNA harbors:
- the LOC108485502 gene encoding ADP-ribosylation factor 2-like, whose amino-acid sequence MGASIAKIAKKLGFLPQCRIRIVMVGLDGSGKTTILYKLKLGDLLKTKPTIGFNVETIQYKSICFDVWDIGGDSKIRPLWKHYFLNVQAIVFVVDSSDRERISEARKELHWVLADKELENAAVLVLGNKQDLSDAMSSSEMADKLGLHSLGQRPWYIQKTSACSGYGLYEGLHWLSNNISNTADSCSYNHFPNPFSRPHKIDLTLVEIENVILL is encoded by the exons ATGGGGGCATCCATAGCTAAAATAGCCAAGAAGTTGGGGTTCCTTCCTCAGTGTAGAATAAGGATTGTGATGGTGGGTCTTGATGGTTCAGGCAAAACAACCATTCTTTATAAGCTCAAGCTTGGAGACCTGCTTAAAACCAAGCCCACTATTG GGTTTAACGTTGAGACCATACAGTATAAAAGCATATGCTTCGATGTATGGGATATTGGAGGGGACAGCAAG ATTCGGCCACTGTGGAAACATTACTTCTTGAACGTCCAGGCTATTGTGTTTGTGGTGGATAGCAGCGATAGAGAAAGAATCTCAGAAGCTCGGAAAGAGCTCCATTGGGTTTTGGCTGAT AAGGAACTGGAGAATGCAGCAGTGTTAGTGTTGGGCAATAAGCAAGACCTGTCAGACGCCATGTCTTCCTCTGAGATGGCTGATAAACTTGGTTTACACAGTCTTGGTCAGCGACCCTG GTATATCCAGAAAACTTCAGCTTGCAGTGGTTATGGACTGTATGAAGGCCTGCATTGGCTATCCAACAACATCTCAAACACCGCAGATTCGTGCTCATATAATCACTTTCCTAATCCTTTTTCTCGCCCACATAAAATTGATTTAACACTCGTTGAAATTGAAAACGTAATATTACTTTGA
- the LOC108485568 gene encoding cyclase-like protein 2 isoform X2, whose product MNNNNTLLLLFCILSSSAVVYSDGPVLVVDVPRNKNITAEVMKSLNIPRGVHRVLFKTLNTDRRLMHRREFASDFTGFKKDGAQWLVDNTDIKLVGIDYLSISAYVDAAPTHHILLKSREIVIVEGLNLDGIKPGKYTVHCLPLRMVGADGCPTRCILTA is encoded by the exons ATGAACAATAATAACACGCTCCTGCTGTTATTCTGTATCCTTTCCAGTTCTGCTGTAGTTTACAGTGATG GTCCTGTTCTAGTAGTTGATGTTCCAAGAAACAAGAACATTACTG CTGAAGTTATGAAGTCGTTGAATATTCCCCGGGGAGTTCATCGTGTGCTTTTCAAAACACTTAATACAGACAG GAGGTTGATGCATAGGAGAGAGTTTGCTTCAGACTTCACAGGGTTTAAGAAGGATGGGGCGCAATGGTTGGTTGATAACACCGACATCAAACTTGTTG GAATCGATTACCTATCTATTTCTGCTTATGTTGATGCTGCCCCTACTCATCATATATTGCTGAAAAGTCGG GAAATCGTTATAGTCGAAGGTCTAAACCTCGATGGAATCAAGCCGGGGAAGTATACGGTTCATTGCCTACCTTTGAGGATGGTTGGTGCAGATGGATGCCCAACAAGATGCATTCTCACTGCATAA
- the LOC108484069 gene encoding cyclase-like protein 2 — MTPLHFFLLLLLSSAALISAAAATATTAYPSIPGTDSTTDCGLSGGDENPVPIRREVYGNGKIFDISHRYTVDMPSWESKDGVGQFLWLPKSMKNGSLANNSEMKLPTHTGTHLDAPGHVIDRYFDAGFDVDTLDLEVLNGPALLIDVPRDRNITAEVMESLKIPKGVRRVLFRTLNTDRRLMFKKEFDTSYVGFMKDGAEWLVKHTDIKLIGIDYLSVAAFDDLIPSHIVFLEDRDIILVEGLKLDNVQPGIYSVHCLPLRLLGAEGSPTRCILIK; from the exons ATGACTCCCCTCCActtcttcctcctcctcctcctttcgTCAGCTGCTTTAATCTCCGCGGCCGCCGCCACCGCCACCACCGCATATCCTTCCATCCCGGGCACCGATTCCACAACTGATTGTGGCCTATCCGGAGGGGACGAGAATCCAGTTCCCATCCGTCGCGAAGTCTACGGTAACGGCAAGATATTCGACATCAGCCATAGGTACACCGTCGACATGCCGTCTTGGGAATCCAAGGACGGCGTAGGACAGTTCCTATGGTTGCCTAAAAGCATGAAGAACGGTTCCCTCGCTAATAATTCGGAGATGAAACTCCCAACTCACACCGGCACCCACCTTGACGCTCCCGGACACGTCATCGATCGGTACTTCGATGCCGGCTTCGATGTCGATACCCTAGATTTGGAAGTACTTAATG GTCCTGCCCTGTTGATAGATGTTCCAAGGGATAGAAACATTACTG CCGAGGTTATGGAGTCTTTGAAAATACCAAAGGGAGTACGTAGAGTTCTTTTCAGAACATTAAATACTGACAG GCGGCTAATGTTCAAGAAAGAGTTTGATACAAGCTACGTTGGATTTATGAAGGATGGAGCAGAGTGGTTGGTTAAACACACTGACATCAAACTTATTG GAATTGATTACTTATCTGTTGCTGCCTTTGATGATTTGATTCCATCTCATATAGTTTTCCTAGAAGACCGG GATATCATTCTTGTGGAAGGTTTAAAACTCGATAACGTTCAACCTGGAATATATTCAGTCCATTGCTTACCATTAAGATTGCTTGGTGCTGAAGGATCACCAACCAGATGCATTCTCATCAAATGA
- the LOC108486367 gene encoding D-3-phosphoglycerate dehydrogenase 1, chloroplastic-like: protein MMASLKTPTLKTPSFALSSKPRLPSAFSAAFPNTARFSRSQPQRRRFLIVTASSSSFSNKPTVLVAEKLGEAGLTLLKEFANVDCSYNLSPEELCTKISLCDALIVRSGTKVNREVFESSGGRLKVVGRAGVGIDNVDLSAATEHGCLVVNAPTANTVAAAEHGIALLAAMARNVAQADASVKAGKWQRNKYVGVSLVGKTLAVLGFGKVGSEVARRAKGLGMHVIAHDPYAPADRARAIGVELVSFDEAIATADFISLHMPLTPATNKMLNDETFAKMKKSVRIVNVARGGVIDEEALVRALDAGTVAQAALDVFSEEPPKQDSKLVQHERVTVTPHLGASTMEAQEGVAIEIAEAVVGALKGELAATAVNAPMVPAEVLTELKPYVELAEKLGRLAVQLVAGGSGVKTVKVSYASSRAPDDLDTRLLRAMITKGIIEPISSVFVNLVNADYTAKQRGLRITEERILLDGSPESPLESIQVQIANVESKFASAMSESGEIKVEGRVKDGIPHLTKVGSFEVDVSLEGSIILCRQVDQPGMIGTVGSILGEENVNVSFMSVGRVAPRKHAVMAIGVDEQPSKETLKRIGEVPAIEEFVFLKL from the exons ATGATGGCTTCTCTCAAAACCCCAACACTCAAAACCCCATCTTTTGCCCTTTCTTCTAAACCCCGCCTCCCTTCTGCCTTCTCCGCCGCCTTCCCCAACACCGCCCGCTTCTCACGCTCCCAGCCTCAACGCCGCCGCTTCTTAATCGTAACTGCTTCCTCCTCCTCTTTCTCCAACAAGCCCACCGTCCTCGTCGCGGAGAAGCTCGGCGAGGCGGGTTTAACGCTGCTCAAGGAGTTCGCCAACGTGGACTGCTCTTACAACCTCTCCCCCGAAGAGCTCTGCACCAAGATCTCGCTTTGCGATGCCTTGATTGTGCGCAGTGGAACCAAAGTTAACCGAGAGGTCTTTGAATCTTCAGGCGGGAGATTGAAAGTCGTTGGGAGAGCCGGTGTTGGGATCGATAATGTGGATCTGTCTGCCGCCACCGAGCATGGTTGTTTGGTCGTCAATGCGCCTACTGCTAATACCGTTGCGGCGGCTGAACATGGTATCGCGCTCTTGGCTGCCATGGCTCGTAACGTCGCTCAGGCTGATGCTTCCGTCAAGGCTG GGAAATGGCAGAGGAACAAATATGTGGGTGTATCCCTTGTTGGGAAAACGCTTGCTGTTTTGGGTTTTGGAAAGGTTGGATCCGAAGTAGCTCGGAGAGCTAAGGGGCTTGGCATGCATGTTATTGCACACGATCCTTACGCCCCAGCTGATCGTGCTCGTGCTATAGGTGTAGAGTTGGTGAGCTTTGATGAGGCCATAGCGACTGCTGATTTCATCTCTCTACACATGCCTCTCACCCCTGCTACTAATAAGATGCTCAATGATGAGACGTTTGCTAAGATGAAGAAAAGTGTTCGAATTGTCAATGTTGCTCGTGGGGGTGTGATTGATGAAGAGGCTCTTGTGAGGGCATTGGATGCTGGGACTGTAGCTCAGGCTGCTCTTGATGTTTTCAGCGAGGAGCCACCGAAACAGGACAGCAAGTTGGTGCAGCATGAGAGGGTTACTGTCACTCCACATCTTGGTGCTAGTACAATGGAGGCTCAG GAAGGAGTGGCTATTGAAATAGCAGAGGCTGTTGTTGGAGCCCTGAAAGGGGAACTTGCTGCGACTGCAGTCAATGCACCAATGGTTCCTGCTGAG GTTCTAACAGAGTTGAAACCATATGTTGAACTCGCTGAGAAACTTGGGAGGTTGGCTGTCCAATTGGTAGCTGGCGGAAGTGGTGTTAAAACTGTAAAAGTATCATATGCTTCCTCTAGAGCCCCAGATGACCTTGACACAAGGTTGCTCCGCGCAATGATCACAAAGGGCATAATTGAGCCTATTTCCAGTGTTTTTGTGAACCTGGTTAATGCTGATTACACTGCTAAACAAAGAGGACTGCGGATTACAGAGGAACGCATCCTTTTAGATGGTTCACCTGAGAGTCCACTAGAGTCCATCCAAGTTCAGATTGCGAATGTGGAATCAAAATTTGCCAGCGCCATGTCAGAGAGCGGTGAGATCAAGGTTGAAGGACGGGTGAAGGATGGAATTCCCCATTTGACGAAAGTAGGGTCATTTGAAGTGGATGTGAGCTTGGAAGGTAGCATTATACTTTGCAGACAGGTTGATCAGCCAGGCATGATCGGGACTGTCGGCAGCATTTTGGGCGAGGAGAATGTGAACGTGAGCTTCATGAGTGTTGGGAGGGTTGCTCCAAGGAAGCATGCAGTGATGGCCATTGGAGTTGACGAACAACCCAGCAAAGAAACTTTAAAGAGGATTGGTGAAGTCCCTGCCATTGAAGAGTTTGTTTTCCTCAAGTTGTAG
- the LOC108485568 gene encoding cyclase-like protein 2 isoform X1: MNNNNTLLLLFCILSSSAVVYSDGNAKIFDITHKITSQLPTFNSQKGLGHFIWLVSSIKNGSMANESEFKLGTHTGTHVDAPSHFFQKYYEEGFDVSTLSLQTLTGPVLVVDVPRNKNITAEVMKSLNIPRGVHRVLFKTLNTDRRLMHRREFASDFTGFKKDGAQWLVDNTDIKLVGIDYLSISAYVDAAPTHHILLKSREIVIVEGLNLDGIKPGKYTVHCLPLRMVGADGCPTRCILTA; encoded by the exons ATGAACAATAATAACACGCTCCTGCTGTTATTCTGTATCCTTTCCAGTTCTGCTGTAGTTTACAGTGATGGTAATGCCAAAATCTTTGATATAACTCACAAAATCACTTCCCAGTTGCCCACTTTTAACTCCCAGAAGGGACTTGGTCACTTCATTTGGCTTGTTTCCAGCATTAAAAATGGGTCCATGGCTAATGAATCCGAGTTTAAGCTGGGAACCCACACTGGAACTCACGTTGATGCCCCTAGCCACTTCTTTCAAAAGTATTATGAGGAGGGCTTTGATGTTTCCACACTTAGCCTGCAAACACTTACTG GTCCTGTTCTAGTAGTTGATGTTCCAAGAAACAAGAACATTACTG CTGAAGTTATGAAGTCGTTGAATATTCCCCGGGGAGTTCATCGTGTGCTTTTCAAAACACTTAATACAGACAG GAGGTTGATGCATAGGAGAGAGTTTGCTTCAGACTTCACAGGGTTTAAGAAGGATGGGGCGCAATGGTTGGTTGATAACACCGACATCAAACTTGTTG GAATCGATTACCTATCTATTTCTGCTTATGTTGATGCTGCCCCTACTCATCATATATTGCTGAAAAGTCGG GAAATCGTTATAGTCGAAGGTCTAAACCTCGATGGAATCAAGCCGGGGAAGTATACGGTTCATTGCCTACCTTTGAGGATGGTTGGTGCAGATGGATGCCCAACAAGATGCATTCTCACTGCATAA
- the LOC108484674 gene encoding LRR receptor-like serine/threonine-protein kinase GHR1, whose protein sequence is MENKNYTSSKKQCPVAMFNTLCYLLLLLLHFSLSQGLTFPQDISALKALKASIKPNSIPSWSCLASWDFAAADPCALPRRTHFTCGIICSIDSTRVTQITLDPAGYSGQLTPLLSQLTQLTILDLSDNGFFGSIPSSISSLRSLQTLILKSNSFSGSIPDSVTTLKSLESLDISHNSLSGPLPTTFNSLSGLRRLDLSYNQLTGFLPKLPYNLLELALKGNSLSGYISKSSFDGLTQLEVVELSENSFTGTLGAWFFLLPALQQADLANNSLTRVEISKPSGGNSDVVAVDLGFNHIEGNAPTDFANYPQLSSLSLRYNRLRGAIPLEYSKKKSLRRLFLDGNFLIGRPPSEFFGGDTWVSGSLGNNCLVGCPGSSQLCSPSQKPYEVCKQAYGRKPMA, encoded by the coding sequence ATGGAAAACAAAAATTACACATCAAGTAAAAAGCAATGCCCTGTCGCCATGTTCAACACCCTCtgttatcttcttcttcttcttctccactTTTCTCTATCTCAGGGCCTGACTTTCCCGCAGGATATTTCAGCTCTTAAAGCCCTCAAGGCCTCTATCAAGCCAAACTCAATCCCTTCATGGTCTTGTCTCGCTTCATGGGACTTCGCCGCCGCCGACCCTTGCGCTCTCCCTCGCCGCACTCACTTCACCTGCGGCATTATTTGCTCCATTGACTCAACTCGAGTCACCCAAATCACCCTTGATCCTGCTGGTTACTCCGGCCAACTCACCCCTCTCCTTTCCCAACTCACCCAACTCACTATTCTTGATCTCTCTGATAACGGCTTCTTCGGGTCTATACCTTCTTCCATTTCTTCCCTACGTAGTCTCCAAACTCTGATTCTCAAGTCCAACTCCTTCTCTGGTTCAATCCCTGACTCTGTTACCACCCTGAAATCACTTGAATCCTTGGACATTTCTCATAATTCACTTTCCGGACCTTTGCCCACAACCTTCAACTCGCTTTCTGGTTTGAGGAGACTCGATCTCAGTTACAACCAACTCACCGGTTTTCTACCTAAACTGCCTTATAACTTATTGGAGCTTGCTTTAAAGGGTAATTCTTTATCCGGGTACATCTCGAAATCCTCTTTCGATGGGTTAACTCAGCTGGAAGTCGTTGAACTCAGTGAAAACTCGTTCACCGGCACACTCGGAGCCTGGTTCTTTCTCTTACCGGCATTGCAACAGGCAGATTTAGCTAACAACAGCTTAACACGTGTGGAGATCTCGAAGCCATCCGGCGGTAACAGCGACGTCGTGGCCGTCGATCTCGGGTTCAACCACATCGAGGGAAACGCCCCCACCGACTTCGCCAACTACCCACAGCTGTCCTCTTTGTCGTTGCGTTACAACCGCTTACGGGGCGCCATCCCATTGGAGTACAGCAAGAAGAAGTCGTTGCGACGGTTGTTTCTGGACGGGAATTTCTTGATCGGAAGACCACCGTCGGAGTTCTTCGGCGGCGACACGTGGGTTTCCGGTAGCTTGGGGAACAATTGTCTAGTGGGATGTCCAGGATCTTCGCAGCTGTGCAGTCCTTCGCAGAAACCTTACGAAGTTTGCAAGCAAGCTTATGGTCGGAAACCGATGGCTTAA